CGCAACCCGTAAAGATCACTATCCCTTGAGGCTTGCTGCGGAGCGCGACTTGACCTAAGACTGAGGCTGCCGGCCGTGATGGTTTGAATAGGGCGCAAACGATGTCTCTGATCGAATGGGATCCGTCCTTCAGTGTCGGTTCGGCCCGCATGGATGCCGATCATCAAAAGCTCATTTCCTTGCTCAACCGTCTTTACGACGCTTGGCACGGAGGCGAAGACATCGCCGAATTGGGCTGGCTGTTCGACGAGCTTCTGGCCTATGCCGATACCCATTTCGCCGCCGAGGAAATGGCGCTGAAATCGCGCAACTATCCCCGCCTGGAAAAGCAGGAACAGGATCACGTCCGCCTCAAGGACTCGGTCATCGCCTTCCGCGACCGCCATCTGGCCGGGGAGACCCCCGACGCCCTGACCACCGAGATGACCGCCTTTCTCAAGGCCTGGCTGCTGGAGCATATCCTGGGCGAGGACATGCAGTACCGCAGCTATTTCAAGGGCGAGTAGGGTTTAGCCCACATTCAGCACGATCTTGCCGCGCACATGGCCGGTGCGAGACAGTGCCAGCGCCTCGGCCGCTCGGGCCAGCGGCATTTCCACGATTTCCGGCACCCGCAGGACGCCCTGTTCGGTCAGAGCGGACAGGCGGCGCAGATGCCCGGCATCGGGTTTGACGAAGACGTATTTGCAGCGGATGCCCAGACCTTCGGCCCGATCCTTGTCGGTCTTGTCGGTGATGGAGACCAGGATGCCGCCAGGACGCACGGTCTCGTACGAGCGGGCCAGGACCTCGCCGCCCACCGTGCCGAAGGCCATGTCCACGCCTTCGGGCGCCAGGGCGCGGGTGGCGGCGGTGAAATCATCGGTCGCGTAGTCGATGACGTGGTCGGCGCCGAGGTCGCGGACGTAATCATGGTTCCCGGCCTTGGCGGTGGCGATCACGGTGGCGCCAGCCCATTTGGCGAGGGGGACGGCAAAGCCCCCCACGCCGCCTGCTCCGGCATGGATCAAGACCCTTTGGCCCGCCCGCAATTGCGCCACCTCCAATAGAGACTGCCAGGCGGTGAGCGCCGCCAGGGGAAAGGTCGAGGCCTGGGCAAAGGTGAGATTGGCGGGCATGGGGGCGACGCCATCGGCGCTCATCACCACATATTCGGCGTAAGTGCCCCATTGGATGTCGGGCTTGCGGCAGAACGACCAGACTCGCTCGCCCAGCGACAGGCTGGTCACGCCATCGCCCAGGGCCGCGACGGTACCGGCGGCGTCCCAGCCGGGAATCAGCGGAAACTTGCAGGGAAACAGCCGCGCCAGCCCGCCCTCCATGATCTTCCAGTCCACCGGATTGACGCCAGCGGCATGGACGCGGATCAGGACCTCGCCGGGGCCGGGCGAGGGGATGGGGATCTCGGCAAGCCGCATGACGTCCAGGCCGCCGAGTTGGTCGCAGAGGATGGCTTTCATGGTGGCAACTCCGATAGATCGGGCTATCGCCCGAACCCATCCGGGGCCAACGCCCCGGACCCCATTTCTATTCATAAATCAAAGGGAGGTTTGGAGGCATCGCCTCCAACCAGGGCCCCATCGTGCCGAGGAAACCGGGCGGGAGCCCCGTATGGCCTCAGGCGCCCGCCTCGCGCAGCTTGAACCTCTGCACCTTGCCGGTGGCGGTGCGGGGGATGGATTCCAGGAAGCGGACATTGCGCGGGCATTTGTAGATGGCCAGCTTGGAGCGCAGGGTCTCGACGATGCGGGTTTCCAAGATGGGCTCGTGCTCGCCCGGCTCGGCGACAGCGTAAAGCACCAGGCGGACCAGCCCGTCCTCGTTGGGAATGCCCACCGCCACGGCATCGGCCACGCCAGGAACCAACAGGGCGGCTTCTTCCACCTCCGACGGGCTGACCCATTGGCCCGAGACCTTGATCATGTCGTCGGAGCGCCCTTGGGGGCTCCACCAGCCTTCGGTATCGAAGCTGAACACGTCGCCGGTCTTCCACCAGCCGTCCCGCAGCACCCGCTGGGTGACGTCGGGGCGGTTGTGGTACCGGCGGAACAGGGAGTCCATGCGCACCCACAGATCCCCGGTCGTGTCGGGGGTGGTGATGATCTCGCCCGAAGGGGTGCGCAATTGCGCCTCGGCCCAGGGCAGCGGACGGCCGCAGGCGCCGGGCTTCATGGCCTGTGGTGTGCTGGCGATGAACAGGAACAGCGCCTCGGTGGCGCCGATGCCTTCGAGCATCAGCCCGCCGGTTTCCTCCATCCAGCGGCGACACAGATCGGCAGGAAGATTCTCGCCCGCCGAGACCCAGGTGCGCACGCCCCGGAAGGCGGTAGACGAGGCCACGCCGTCCTTCAGCATGATGCGATAAAGCGAAGGGACAGAGAGAACCACCTTGGGGCTCGTGCGGGCAATGACCTCGGCGGCGGCGGCCGCATCGGGCCAGCCGCGATGGAGCACCAAGGTGCCGCCGCAGCGCAACGCCCCGATCAGGCAATGGCCCAGGGGATAGGCGAAGAACAGCTTGGAGGTGGAAAAGATGCGGTCGCCGGGTTCGAGGCCGAGATTTTCGCGCACATGGCGCTCGCCCAGGGGGATCGAGCCATGGACATGCACGGCGCCCTTCGGCTGGCCGGTGGTGCCCGATGTGTACATCCACAGCGCCATGTCTTCGGGCGCCATATCCGCCGAGGCCAGTTGGTCGGAGGCACCTTCCAGGAAGGCATCGAACTCCCCGGTGGTGACCATGCGGGCCGAGGCATGGGCCTGGGCCAGGGATTCGGCGGCCAGTTCGGCCAGGGCGCTTTCGGCCAACAGCAGCGGCGCGCCGCTGTCGCCCAGGGCGTGGGACAGGTCCTTGGCCGCCAGGCGGGTATTCAGCGCCACCGCCACCAATCCAGCCTTCATGGCGCCCAGATAAGCGGCCACCAGTTCCGGCCCATCATCGAGCAGCAGCAGGACCGGCTGCTGGCGCGTGACGCCCGCGGCCAGCATGGCATTGCCGAAGCGGCAGGCCAAACGGTTCAACTGGTCATAGGTCAGGGTCTGCTCGCCGCAGATGATGGCAAGGTTCTCCCCGCGACCCGCGCCGAGGCTGGGGCCGAGAATCTCATCGGCTGCATTCATGGGTCTTGTCCTGAAGGTGGCGGGCCGCCAGCAAAAGGCAGCCCGCCTGTTTCAATCAAAGGATCAGTCGGCGATGACCCAATCGCCGTTCTTGATATCGACCATATGGAAGGCGTCGAGTCCCAGGCCCATGTGGTCGGTGGGCGAGTAGGTGAAGATGCCGGTGGTGGCGACGAAGCCCTTGGTCTGCTCGATGGTGTCGCGGACCTTGGCCTTGTCGGTGGTTCCGGCCCGCTTGAAAGCGTCCACGGCCATCATCAGGGCGTCCAGTCCGTGACCAGGCAGGGGACCGGCTTCCAGCGGCTTGTTCTTTTCCTCGTATTCCTTCTTGAACGCCATGGTCACGGCCTTCTGGGGGTCGTTGGCAGGCAACTGCTCGGCCACCGCCTGGGCACCCGCTGGCAGGCGCATGCCGTCGGCGGAGGTGCCGACCAGACGCAGGAACTCCTTGGAAGCCACGCCATGGGACTGGTAGGTGGGCAGGGTCAGGCCCATCTGGCGCAGATTCTTGGTCACCACGGCCGGGCCGGTGCCGGTGCCGAAGATGAACAGGGCCTGCACGCCCGCCGTGCCGCGGATCTTGGTCAGCTGCGGCGTGACGTCGGGATCCTTGGGCGAGTAGACCTCGTCGATCAGGATTTCGATGCCGTGCTGGGGGGCCAGCTTGACGGTCTGGTCATGGCCGGACTTGCCGAAGCCGACATTCTCGGACAGAAGGGCGATCTTGGTCAGGCCGCGCTTCTTCAAATCGACCAGCACCTTCTCGGCGGCCAGACGGTCCGACTGCGGGAACTTGAAGGTCCACTTGCGCACCGGGTCGCCGATGGCGGTGCCGCCGCCCAGCGATAGATAGGGGATCTCGGCGCGTTCGATCAGGCCGAGGACCGCCATGGAGGTGGGCGTACCCGACCCGCCGATGATGATGTCGACCTTGTCGTTGTCGATCAGGCGCTTGACGAAGGTGGCTGCCTTTTCCGGCTCGGACCCGTCGTCATAGATGATGGCTTCCACCTTGCGGCCCAGGACGCCGCCCTGGGCGTTGATCTTCTCGATCATGTAGTCGAAGGTGCGCTTCTGGGGGTCGCCCATGGGCGACATCTGTCCGGTGACCGACAAGAACATGCCGATCTTGATGGGGTCGGCGGCCATGGCCGCGGTCGCCGCGCAAACACCGGTCATCACCGCCAGGGCAGCCCCGGCCGTATGCTTCCAATTCATGAAGTTCCTCCCACTTCGTATGATTCAACCAGGCTTATCACTTCTTATTTTGTCGGTATTGTAGTACCGAATTGCCGGAAAGCGAAGTCCGAAAACTGCGCCACCACGGCTTGACGCCGTCTTATGCTGGGCGCACCATCAGGAGCATATCAAAGAAATGGGGGGCGTGGATCATGAACTCCAAGCCCAAGTCGGGAAACGGTACACGCATATCCGATCAGGTCACCGACCGGATTCTCGCCCGCATCGCGTCGGGGGAATGGGGGCCGGGCCATCGCCTGCCGGGCGAGCGGCAATTGGCCGAGGATATGGGGGTCAGCCGCGTTTCCATACGGGCGGCGCTGCAATCTTTGAAGACCCAGGGTCTGCTCGACGCCGTTCAGGGCGGCGGAACGCGGGTGATCGCCAGTTCGGCGGCCATGGATCCCGGCATCTTGGAACTGGTCCGCGTCAGCCGCGACAATCTGCACGATCTGGCGGAGATCCGGGCCAATCTGGAAACCTGGGCGGTGGGGCGCGCGGCGCGCAACCGCAGTGATGCCGATCTGGCCGAACTGGCCCGCATTCTGGACGCCACCGAGGCCGATATGGCCGGTGGCGCGCATAAGAGCGAGAACGATGTTTGCTTTCATCTGGCCATCGCCAAGGCGGCGGGATCGGGAATCTATCTTCATATCATGGCGGTGATTCGCGGCATTCTTCACCAGATGGTCGATTATCACCGCTACGAGCTGTTTCCCTCGCGCCAGGATGATCAGGTCATTTTGAGCCAACACCGGGCAGTCTTCGAGGCGATCAAGGCCAAGGACCCCGTGAAGGCCGAGGCGGCCATGCGCACCCATCTGGAATTCGTTCTGGAGCGCTATTCCAGCCAGCAATTGTAATTACGGCAATCCGTCACGACTTTGAACCATGGGCGAGGTTGCCGCCCGTGGCTCCTCTGCTATGCTTGAGGCCGGGAAGTACCAAGGGGTTATCACATGCGACGCGCACGCAAAGCGAAGATCATCGCCACTCTCGGTCCGGCGTCTTCCACGCCCGAAGCCATCGAGAATCTGTTCCTGGCCGGTGCCGACGTCTTTCGGCTGAATTTCAGTCACGGCAGCCACGACGATCACAAGACCCGCATCTTCACCATCCGCGAGCTGGAAAAGAAGGTGAAGCGGCCCATCGCCATTCTTGCCGATCTGCAGGGGCCAAAGCTCCGCGTTGGTGATTTTGTGGATGGCCGCGCCCGGCTGGAAGCCGGAGCCGTCTTCCGCCTGGACATGGATGACGCCCTGGGAACGGCCTTGCGTGCGCCGCTCCATCATCCCGAAGTCTTCGCGGCCCTAAAGCCCGGCAGCGAATTGCTCATCGATGACGGCAAGCTGCGTCTGGCCGTGGAATCCTGCGGCCCTGATTTCGCCGAGACCCGCGTCGTGGTCGGCGGCGAGATTTCCAACCACAAGGGGGTCAACGTCCCCAATGTGATGCTGCCCATCTCACCGCTCACCGAGAAGGACCGCCGGGATCTGGAATTCGCCGTGGAGATGGGCGCCGACTGGATCGCGCTGTCCTTCGTGCAGCGGCCATCGGATGTGCAAGAAGCCAGGAAGCTGATCGCCGCCTATGTGGGCTCGCGGGTACGCATCCTGTCCAAGCTGGAAAAGCCCTCGGCCATCGAACATCTGGCGTCCATCATCGAATGGTCCGACGCGGTGATGGTGGCGCGCGGCGATCTGGGCGTGGAATGCCCGCCCGAAACCGTGCCGATCTTGCAAAAGCGCATCATCAAGGCCTGTCGCCGGGCGGGCAAGCCGGTGGTGGTCGCCACCCAGATGCTGGATTCCATGGTTCACTCGCCGTCTCCGACCCGTGCCGAGGCTTCGGACGTGGCCACCGCGGTCTATGACGGTTCCGACGCCGTCATGCTGTCGGCCGAGACCGCCTCGGGCGAGTATCCTATGGAGGCGGTCACCATGATGGACCGCATCATCCAGCAGGTGGAGCACGACAAGAACTACCTGCTGATTACCGACGCATCGCGCCTCGATCCCGAACACACCACCCGCGACGCCATCAGCGCGGCGGCCCGTCAGGTGGCTCATACCCTGGGGGCGGCGGCCATCGTCACCTATACCTCATCGGGCTCCACCACGCTGCGCGCCGCCCGCGAGCGGCCCGAACAGCCCATCCTTTCCGTGACGGCCGATATCGAGGTGGCCCGGCAGATGGCCCTGGTCTGGGGGGCCCATTCCATCATGGCCAAGGATGTGCGCAGCTTTACCGAAATGGTGACCAAGGCGGTTCACTTCGCCCAGGGCGAAGGTTTCGCGCGGGTGGGGGACCGGGTGGTGATCACCGCCGGTGTTCCCTTTGGCCATTCGGGAACCACCAACATCTTGCGTGTCGCCGAGGTGGAAGATTCCGGTCACCACCACAAGCACGAATCGGATTAGCGGTCTTTTGCGGGCGTCTCGCCCGCATTGCACTACACATAGCCCAGCCGCAATGCCCCCCAGTGGCGCCCGTTCACCATGATCGGCGCGGAAACGTCGAGCATCAGGGCCTTGCGGCCGCCCCCCATGTCGCGGCGATAGCTTTGCACCACGAAGGGATTGGTGTTGCGCGCCGCCTTCAGACCCACCTCGTCGTCGAATTTGCGGCGGTTGCGGCAATGGGCGGCGTTCCAGGCCGGATCGCTGCCTTGCGGTTTGGAGAATTCGGAGTTGTGGGTGGGCAGATAGCCGTTGCGGTCCACGGCGGCACAGAACACGACACGTTCATTCGCCGATTTCGCCGCCTCCTGGATGGCGGGCAGCACCCGGTCGGTCATGGCCGTGAAGCGGGCGGTGAACTGGGGCGGATTGGTTCCGGCCATGGGCAGATAGGACTCGTCGAACAGGTCTTCGGCTGACAGGGCGCCCTTGGCCAGCTCCCCCTCGAACAGGAAGCCGATTTCGCGGGCCTTCTCGCGCGCCAGGGCGACGAAGGGAGTTTCCGGCGTCTCAATTCCGGCTTCGGCGGTCAGCACCACCAGCCGCTCGCCCGCGCTGAGCAGTTCCTGAAGGCGGAGACGGGCTGCGTCCAGGCGGGTCCTGAACTCCACCAGGCCGGACGCCGCCTGATCGATCTCGGTGGACAGATCCGACGAGCGGTCATGGATGGATGTGGCATCGCCCGCCACATTGGTCACCCGCCCGACCATTTCCGAAAGGGAGGCGCGGATATGATCCATGGCATCAGCGATGGCGCCGGTCTCGGCGGTGAGGCCGCTGGCCTTGGTGGCGCTGTGGTCGCCTTGTTCCACCAGCTTTCCCGCGGTGCCGGTCAGGCCTTCCAGGGTCTGGCGGATCTCGAGGCTGGCCGAACCGGCGCGGCGCGACAGTTCCTTGACCTCGCCCGCCACCACGGCGAAGCCCTTGCCGTGTTCGCCGGCGCGGGCGGCCTCGATGGTGGCGTTCAAGGCCAGCAGATTGGTCTGGCGCGCGATATGGCCGATTCCCTGGGCCACGCCCACCACATTGCCCATGGCGTTTTGCAGGTCGAGCAGCAGGCCGCGCCCGTCGGTGACCATGCGCGCCATCTCGTCGATATCGCCGAGCGAGCTTCGCACCCGCTGCTGCGAGGTCTCGGCCTCGGACGAGGCGGCAGTGGCGCCCGCCAGGGTTTCCTCCATGGCGGCGGCGATGCGCTCATTGGCCTGCGACAACTCGCGGATGCCGTGCTGAAGCTCGGTCAGCAAGGTATGCTGGTCGGCGACCTTGGTGGCGACCTCGTCGATATCCTCGGCAATCTCGATCATCTGCTTGCCAAGCCCGCCGGTTTCGCGGGCAAAGGCGGCGACGATATGGGTCTCTTCCTGGCGGATGCGCAGCAGGGAGGTGACGCAAAAGCGCACGATGCGGGCCAGGGGACGCACCGTCTCCAAGGGACCGGCGATACCGAAATTGATCAGCCGCTGGCCTTCGAAATCGACGCCCATATTGACGCCTTCACGCATGCCCGAAGATTTGGCGGCCTCTTCCTTGGTGACCCCGTATTCATCCATCTCGCCCCGCATGATACGCGCGGCGATGGCGTGGGTGGTGCCGATGCGCTCGGGCATGCCAGAGGCGACAATGCGGCCCTCTTCGCCCATGAAGCTGCAGACCAGGCCAAGCTCGGCCGAGAAGACCTCGCACAATTCCTGGCCGAAGCGGGTGTCGAATTCGATGCTCATGGTAACGCAAGCCGAGTCGGGCGCATGGGGGGCTCCATCATGCGAAATGCCGCCTTGGTGTGATTACACGACCTTGTGTGGCGGCTTGGTAAAATAAACTAACCAAGCATGAATGTGATTGCAATATCCCATTACCACGTCCTGTCCGAGAACATTGCTCTCAGGAATAGGACGGGGGCGTGCCCTGGCGGGAATTGGCAGCGTGAAGGGTGACGTGGCGGCCGCGGAAGGAAAGACGGCCGGACCCAGCCAAACGGCGCAGCAGGCGGGAGATGACCTCCGGCCCGGTTCCCACCATGGCGGCGAGATCGCGCCAGGAAATGGGCAGGGTCAGCGACAAATCGCCATTGGAGGCCCGCTCCCCGGATTCATTGGCCAGGCTGTTGAGGGTGGACAGCACCCGGTCGGGCAGATCTGTGCTGCACAGTCGGAAGATGGCGTCCTCGTTCTCGCGGATTTCCGCCGAGCTGAGCTTGAGCAGGGCCAGTCCCATGGAGGGGTCTTCATGCAGGGCGGCATTGAGGCGTTCGGCGGGCACGAAACAGCCCGTGACATCGGTAAGGGCGCGCCCGGCGCTTTCGTGGGTACCGCTGCCCAGAAGATCGGCGCAGGGAAAAAAGGCGCCGCGATGGAGGATCTTGAGGATCACCAGTTCGCCGTTCTCATCCACCCGTTCCAGCGCCACAAGGCCGGTGGCCAGGCTATAGGCTCCCTCCACCAGATCTCCCTGGTGATAGAGATGGCGGCCCTTGTTCACCGCGATCTTGGTGGCCAGGGTGGGAAACGGGCAGCGGTGGCCTAAGACCTCGCGCATGGGGTCTCGCCGGGGAGAGATCCATGCATTGCATCCGCAACACGCCTTAAATTCTCCCATACGGCTCATTCCCCATTCGGGTGGAAGGGTCATCCCAATCGCAAATGTGAGCTTCTGTCTAATTGTTAAATATATACCTTGGCATTAAATACTCAAAAACATGTATTGCGCTGAAAAACTAGGCAGCTACCATAATGAGGTGAATTTGTTTGCAGAGTGAGCGATTTGAAAACTATACAGACTTTGTCTGTGGTTGTCTTTTTTCTTCTTTTTGCCAATCAAAAACAGCCTTTAGAACTGTGGGTCGGATGGTTTGGCGCTTCAACCATATTTTCCATATGACTTTTCCTGAATCCGGCTTGCGGCCTTGCTGAATCGCTCCATATCAATCGAAGCAAATGGACCGCCGAGGTCGTTGCCTGTTAAGGGATGACCGGGCCGCCGCTCAAAGGATGAGGGCAAAGATGGATTTCGAGAAATTTACGGAACGCTGCAAAGGATTCATTCAAAACGCCCAGACCCTGGCTCTGCGCAGCGGACATCAGCGTCTGACGCCCGAGCATCTGGCCCAGGTACTTCTGGCCGATAAGGAAGGTCTGGCCGCCAATCTGATCCGTGCCGCCGGTGGCGATCCTATCCGGGCGCTCAAGGCGGTCGAGACCCTGCTCGACAAGCTTCCAAAGGTGGAAGGCCCCGGCGCCGGCGGCGTCCATCTCAGCCCCGAACTGGCCCGCTTGCTGGATCAGGCGGTGCAACTGGCCGACAAAGCCGGGGATTCCTTTGTCACCGCAGAGCGCCTTTTGCTGGCGCTGACCCTGGCCACCGGCACGCCCTCGGCCAAGGCTTTGGCGGAGGCGGGCGTGACGCCCCAGGGGCTCAACGCGGCCATCGAGGATGTGCGCAAGGGCCGCAAGGCCAATTCAGCTTCCGCCGAGGACAGCTACGACGCCTTGAAGAAATACGCCCGCGACCTGACCCAGGCGGCCCGCGACGGCAAGCTTGACCCGGTCATCGGCCGCGACGAAGAGATTCGTCGCACCATCCAGGTGCTTTCGCGCCGCACCAAGAACAATCCCGTCCTGATCGGCGAGCCCGGCGTGGGCAAGACCGCCATCGTGGAAGGATTGGCCAGCCGCATCATCAATGGCGACGTGCCCGAGACCCTGAAGAACAAGCGCCTGATGGTCTTGGATCTCGGCGCCCTGGTGGCGGGCGCCAAGTTCCGAGGCGAGTTCGAGGAACGCCTGAAGGCGGTGCTGACCGAAGTGACGGCGGCCAATGGCGAAGTCGTCTTGTTCATCGACGAGATGCACACCCTGATCGGGGCCGGGGCCGCCGAGGGCTCCATGGATGCCTCCAACCTCTTAAAGCCCGCTTTGGCGCGGGGCGAATTGCACTGCATCGGCGCCACCACGCTCAACGAATACCGCAAGCATGTGGAAAAGGACGCCGCCCTGGCGCGGCGCTTCCAGCCGGTCTTCGTCACCGAACCGGGGGTGGAGGACACCGTTTCCATCCTGCGCGGCCTGAAGGAGAAGTACGAGCTGCACCACGGTGTGCGCATCGCCGACGGCGCCCTAGTCTCGGCGGCGACCCTGTCCAACCGCTACATCACCGACCGCTTCCTGCCCGACAAGGCCATCGATCTGGTGGATGAGGCGGCGTCCCGGTTGCGCATGCAGATCGATTCCAAGCCCGAGGCCCTGGACGAGTTGGACCGCCGCATCGTCCAACTGAAGATCGAGCGGGAAGCACTCAAGAAGGAAAGCGATGCCGGGTCGAGGGACCGGCTGGGCAAGATCGAAGTGGAACTGACCCAGCTCGAGCGGGAATCCTTTGACATGTCCGAGCGCTGGCGCGCCGAAAAGAGCCAGCTGGCCGATTCCACCAAGGTCAAGGAACAGCTGGAAGAGGCCCGCATCGAATTGGCCAATGCCGAGCGCGCCGCCAATTGGGGCCGGGCCGGTGAACTGAAATTCGGCGTCATTCCCGAACTGGAAAAGCGCATCGAAGGCGGCGACGGCACGGGCCAACGCATGCTCACCGAATCGGTGACAGAGGAGCATATCGCCTCGGTGGTGTCGCGCTGGACCGGCATTCCGGTGGAAAAAATGCTCCAGGGCGAGCGCGACAAGCTGCTGGGCATGGAATCTCGGCTCAAGACCCGCGTGGTGGGGCAGTCCGAGGCTCTGGTGGCGGTCTCCAATGCGGTGCGCCGGGCCCGCGCCGGGCTGCAAGACCCCAACCGGCCCATCGGCTCTTTCCTGTTCCTCGGTCCCACCGGGGTGGGCAAGACCGAGCTGACCAAGGCCCTGGCCGAGTTCATGTTCGATGACGAGACCGCCATGGTCCGCATGGATATGAGCGAGTATATGGAAAAGCACTCGGTGGCTCGCCTGATCGGCGCGCCGCCGGGCTATGTGGGCTATGAGGAAGGCGGTGCGTTAACCGAGGCGGTGCGGCGCCGCCCCTATCAGGTGATTCTGTTCGACGAGGTGGAAAAGGCCCACCCGGATGTCTTCAACGTTCTGCTCCAGGTTCTCGACGACGGCCGCCTGACCGATGGCCAGGGCCGTACCGTGGATTTCCGCAACACCTTGATCGTGCTGACCTCCAATCTGGGCTCGGAGATTCTGGCCAATCAGGAGGAGGGACACGATTCAGGCGAAGTCCGCGCCGAGGTCATGGAGGTGGTGCGCGCCTCCTTCCGCCCCGAATTCCTCAATCGTCTGGACGAGATTTTGCTGTTCCACCGTTTGGGACGTGGCGATATGGCCGGGATCGTCGATATCCAGCTCAAGCGCCTCAGGGCCTTGCTGGCCGATCGCAAGATCGAACTCTCCCTGGACGGGGGCGCCATGGAATGGCTGGCGGAGAAGGGCTACGACCCCGCCTATGGCGCCCGCCCCCTGAAGCGGGTGATTCAGCGTGCCCTGCAAAATCCCCTGGCCGGGCTGATTCTCGAAGGTTTGGTCAAGGATGGAGACAGCGTGAGCGTGACGGCGGGCGAAGGTGGTCTGCTCATGAACGGAAGATTTACAGGCAACGAGGTGTGAATATCCGACTTGTATAGAGGGACATAGCTGCCATTCCGGTATGCTGTATCTGATTTTCTGGCGCAGCTTTTCAGAATTGTGCTAGAAGCCCGTCCTCTGGGTTTTCCGGTGCTCCTCTTCCCCCCCATCCCCCCCGGGGAGTACCGGTCTGATCGGGCCGTCGCGCAAGCGGCGGCCCGGTCTCCGTTTTGGGGGGAAGCGTATTCGA
The nucleotide sequence above comes from Paramagnetospirillum magnetotacticum MS-1. Encoded proteins:
- the clpB gene encoding ATP-dependent chaperone ClpB, coding for MDFEKFTERCKGFIQNAQTLALRSGHQRLTPEHLAQVLLADKEGLAANLIRAAGGDPIRALKAVETLLDKLPKVEGPGAGGVHLSPELARLLDQAVQLADKAGDSFVTAERLLLALTLATGTPSAKALAEAGVTPQGLNAAIEDVRKGRKANSASAEDSYDALKKYARDLTQAARDGKLDPVIGRDEEIRRTIQVLSRRTKNNPVLIGEPGVGKTAIVEGLASRIINGDVPETLKNKRLMVLDLGALVAGAKFRGEFEERLKAVLTEVTAANGEVVLFIDEMHTLIGAGAAEGSMDASNLLKPALARGELHCIGATTLNEYRKHVEKDAALARRFQPVFVTEPGVEDTVSILRGLKEKYELHHGVRIADGALVSAATLSNRYITDRFLPDKAIDLVDEAASRLRMQIDSKPEALDELDRRIVQLKIEREALKKESDAGSRDRLGKIEVELTQLERESFDMSERWRAEKSQLADSTKVKEQLEEARIELANAERAANWGRAGELKFGVIPELEKRIEGGDGTGQRMLTESVTEEHIASVVSRWTGIPVEKMLQGERDKLLGMESRLKTRVVGQSEALVAVSNAVRRARAGLQDPNRPIGSFLFLGPTGVGKTELTKALAEFMFDDETAMVRMDMSEYMEKHSVARLIGAPPGYVGYEEGGALTEAVRRRPYQVILFDEVEKAHPDVFNVLLQVLDDGRLTDGQGRTVDFRNTLIVLTSNLGSEILANQEEGHDSGEVRAEVMEVVRASFRPEFLNRLDEILLFHRLGRGDMAGIVDIQLKRLRALLADRKIELSLDGGAMEWLAEKGYDPAYGARPLKRVIQRALQNPLAGLILEGLVKDGDSVSVTAGEGGLLMNGRFTGNEV